The following proteins come from a genomic window of Diorhabda carinulata isolate Delta chromosome X, icDioCari1.1, whole genome shotgun sequence:
- the LOC130902601 gene encoding translocation protein SEC63 homolog, with protein MGQKFQYDESGGTFFYFLLSFLALVLIPATFYYWPKKKKRDVEEENKECKCSGCILKREHLKKLEPWRGPKIFLIKLTIIAGWVILFLLAYKVSQFDYEMSNFDPHEILGIPLGASQGEIKKAYRKLSLILHPDKDTGNEKEFMKLTKAYQALTDEEARRNWEKYGNPDGPGAMSFGIALPSWIVEKENSVWVLGLYALVFMVAMPIVVGTWWYRSIKYTGDQVLLDTTQLYYYFFNKTPNMALKRVIMILAASLEFDKKHNSEITERQSDNEEVPQLIKKLPNLGEKNKERPLCYLYSIKARAIIHAHLSRIPLNPLTLEQDRRYIIGKCPFLVNEQVNCVNQLIIMAYTRRIPKLPPIETIENCMKLSPMIVQGLWEFKSPLLQLPYINEDNLKYFMSKKRQIKTLQQFAQLKGEERRNLLRNLSDDEYENVMKVLGRMPYVDFQIQVEVMDDENPNEVTAGAIVTVTVTLIRKDMSSLFGDDSAKDTIEINENGTDEVKENAGGDETVVKRPAWLKQKKSGKKTKKSKPANKSNAVLKPKMDDSPKNLVKRKETSRIKENKKEQQDDEETDETDDSDTENIDNEKSSAEEEGESNNKTNDDDDQEWEKFQKIHEREKSLEGRSKTSHAVHCPYYPYDKQEYWWTYICDRKSRTLLTAPYHITGLVNKETVHLKFTAPHWTGVYTLTVCLRSDSYIGFDQQKDIKLDVKEAPAEITEHPQWEFEDSEEEDPAETNDRESEYATDEDLPDD; from the exons atgggTCAAAAGTTTCAATATGATGAAAGTGGAGgaacatttttctatttccttttATCATTTTTAGCACTTGTTTTAATTCCAGCTACATTTTATTACTGgccaaaaaagaaaaaacgag acgTCGAAGAAGAAAATAAGGAATGTAAATGTTCGGGATGTATTTTAAAAAgagaacatttgaaaaaattagaaccGTGGAGGGgccccaaaatttttttaataaaattaacaattatagcCGGTTGGGTGATACTATTTTTATTAGCTTACAAAGTATCACAATTTGATTATGAAATGTCCAATTTTGATCCTCACGAAATACTAGGAATTCCTCTAGGTGCTAGTCAAGGTGAAATTAAGAAAGCTTacagaaaattatcattaattctTCATCCGGATAAGGATACTGGCAATGAAAAAGAATTCATGAAACTAACCAAAGCATACCAA GCTTTAACAGACGAGGAAGCAAGGCGTAATTGGGAAAAATATGGTAATCCTGATGGACCTGGAGCAATGAGCTTCGGAATCGCTTTACCCTCTTGGAttgttgaaaaagaaaatagcgTTTGGGTTTTGGGTCTTTATGCACTTGTTTTTATGGTGGCAATGCCTATagtt gttGGTACTTGGTGGTACAGAAGTATTAAATATACGGGAGATCAAGTATTGTTGGATACCACTCaactgtattattatttttttaataaaactccAAATATGGCTCTGAAACGAGTTATAATGATTCTAGCTGCTAGTTTGGAATTTGACAAAAAGCATAATTCTGAAATAACCGAAAGGCAGTCTGATAATGAAGAAGTACCTCAa CTAATAAAGAAACTCCCAAATTTgggggaaaaaaataaagaaagacctttgtgttatttgtatagCATCAAAGCTCGGGCCATAATACATGCTCATTTGAGCAGGATACCATTGAATCCTCTTACTTTGGAACAAGATAGGAGGTATATAATAGGAAAATGTCCGTTTTTGGTAAATGAGCAGGTCAATTGTGTAAATCAACTTATAATTATGGCCTACACTAGGAGAA ttccCAAATTACCACCAATCGAAACTatagaaaattgtatgaaattatCACCTATGATAGTGCAAGGTCTTTGGGAATTCAAATCTCCTCTTCTACAACTACCTTATATCAATGaggataatttgaaatatttcatgtCGAAAAAACGTCAAATCAAAACTTTACAACAGTTTGCGCAACTTAAAGGTGAAGAAAGACGAAATTTGTTGAGAAATTTGAGTGATGATGAATATGAGAATGTTATGAAAGTATTGGGAAGAATGCCTTACGTCGATTTTCAAATTCAAGTAGAAG ttatggACGATGAAAATCCAAATGAAGTAACAGCTGGAGCTATAGTTACGGTAACTGTAACTTTAATTAGAAAAGATATGAGCAGCCTTTTCGGCGACGATTCTGCTAAAGATACGAtagaaataaacgaaaatgGTACAGATGAAGTTAAAGAAAACGCGGGAGGCGATGAAACTGTCGTCAAAAGACCTGCATggttaaaacaaaagaaaa gtggtaaaaaaacgaagaaatcgAAACCTGCGAATAAATCGAACGCCGTTTTAAAACCAAAGATGGACGATTCTCCAAAGAATCTCGTCAAAAGGAAAGAAACGTCgagaattaaagaaaataagaaagaacAACAAGATGATGAAGAAACCGACGAAACCGATGATAGCGATaccgaaaatattgataacgaAAAATCGTCCGCGGAAGAAGAAGgtgaatcaaataataaaacgaACGATGACGACGATCAg GAATGGGAAAAGTTTCAGAAGATCCACGAAAGAGAAAAATCTTTGGAAGGAAGATCGAAAACATCTCATGCTGTTCATTGTCCGTATTATCCTTATGACAAACAGGAGTATTGGTGGACGTATATATGCGACAGGAAATCGAGAACATTATTAACGGCACCATATCACATTACAGGACTTGTTAACAAAGAGACTGTTCATTTAAAG TTTACAGCTCCTCATTGGACAGGAGTGTATACTTTGACCGTATGTTTGCGCTCAGATTCCTACATAGGTTTTGATCAACAAAAAGACATCAAATTAGACGTTAAAGAAGCTCCAGCTGAAATAACTGAACATCCTCAGTGGGAATTCGAAGATTCTGAAGAAGAAGATCCGGCCGAAACCAACGATAGAGAATCCGAATATGCTACAGACGAAGATCTACCGGACGATTAG
- the LOC130902605 gene encoding YTH domain-containing family protein 3 has translation MSAGVSDQRMKGQGNQVSNGPKEQLGVGEGAGSSEEFEPWRTQQQNTTAHTAYGASVPISSATDIYNMSTAGYYGSGGTYPYQAYGVGDGTWSNGTDPMTFLSGYPHDSYSMDGMFGPSTTFSTPTAFAGQPSSFNYFHSNGDFNTWGSQLGGQRKYDDYYRDHQNMYTTQAMPDSTLKSVEQAMQNLDLKASMDSKESLGQPKKATWASIASQPAKPQLSIQNQGLKKKGPGMPPGPIVPGKHNMDIGTWDTNKTPPQLPPVVTNPPKNVVASTVAVRPAWTGPPNNRQVPAVAPRPQHPMPAYQPQNMMPPHLPPQVSMTPGHMQGMMPPPLPAMMVQTPPTTTAALTHPVLDELKGKNNYNPTDFDLTAPNTRFFVIKSYSEDDIHRSIKYEIWCSTEHGNKRLDTAFRERGNIYLFFSVNGSGHFCGMAQMVSAVDYNANSSVWSQDKWKGQFKVRWIYVKDVPNVQLRHIRLENNDNKPVTNSRDAQEVPHSKGVQVLRIMHSYRHSTSIFDDFIHYEKRQEEEGIRKQSVIKDSVSGSGSGSGGGSHEGVQNREHRERGDHRGGRNHDRDRDGGEGGHRSGGGGHRNNDHHGERGHKDRENNRGRGGRGGGRN, from the exons ATGTCAGCAGGCGTGTCAGATCag CGGATGAAAGGACAGGGAAATCAAG TGTCCAATGGCCCTAAAGAACAGCTAGGTGTGGGAGAAGGAGCAGGAAGCTCTGAAGAATTTGAACCATGGAGGACTCAGCAACAAAACACGACTGCTCACACTGCTTATGGTGCTTCCGTTCCAATTTCAAGTGCAACAGATATTTACAATATGAGTACAGCAG GGTACTATGGAAGTGGAGGAACTTACCCATATCAGGCTTATGGTGTTGGAGATGGAACATGGTCAAACGGAACAGATCCAATGACCTTCCTAAGCGGTTATCCACACGATTCTTATTCAATGGATG gTATGTTCGGACCGTCAACGACATTCTCGACACCTACTGCATTTGCTGGTCAGCCTTCttcattcaattatttccaCAGCAACGGCGACTTCAATACTTGGGGGAGTCAACTAGGAGGACAACGCAAGTACGATGATTATTATAGGGATCACCAGAATATGTACACAACACAAGCCATGCCTGATTCGACTCTCAAAAGTGTGGAACAAGCTATGCAGAATTTAG ACTTGAAAGCATCTATGGATTCAAAAGAATCTCTAGGTCAACCAAAGAAAGCGACATGGGCGAGCATAGCTAGCCAGCCCGCCAAGCCTCAACTGTCTATACAAAACCAAGGGCTTAAAAAGAAAGGACCGGGTATGCCCCCAGGTCCGATTGTTCCAGGAAAGCACAATATGGATATAGGTACTTGGGACACCAACAAGACCCCACCTCAATTACCTCCGGTTGTGACGAATCCTCCAAAAAATGTGGTGGCATCCACCGTAGCGGTAAGACCCGCTTGGACAGGTCCTCCTAATAATAGGCAAGTACCCGCAGTGGCACCACGTCCCCAGCACCCGATGCCCGCTTATCAACCACAGAATATGATGCCTCCACACTTGCCTCCTCAAGTCAGTATGACTCCTGGACACATGCAG ggAATGATGCCACCACCTCTGCCCGCTATGATGGTGCAAACACCTCCTACTACCACTGCAGCTCTTACACATCCAgttttagatgaattaaaaggaaaaaacaattataatccAACGGATTTCGATTTAACTGCTCCAAATACAAGGTTCTTTGTTATAAAATCATATTCAGAAGATGATATACACAG gagtatcaaatatgaaatatggtGTAGTACAGAACATGGCAACAAACGTTTAGACACCGCTTTCAGGGAGCGTGGTAacatttatttgttcttttctGTTAACGGTTCAGGACATTTTTGTGGAATGGCACAGATGGTATCAGCAGTGGATTATAACGCAAATAGTTCTGTTTGGTCACAAGATAAATGGAAGGGACAATTCaag gTACGCTGGATATACGTTAAAGATGTCCCCAACGTTCAATTACGTCACATCCGTTTGGAGAATAATGATAATAAACCTGTCACGAATTCGCGAGACGCCCAAGAAGTGCCCCATTCGAAGGGAGTGCAAGTTTTGCGTATTATGCATTCTTATCGACATTCTACATCAATATTTGATGATTTCATACATTATGAAAAACgacaagaagaagaaggaatACGCAAACAGTCGGTAATTAAAGATAGTGTTAGTGGAAGTGGATCCGGAAGTGGTGGAGGTAGTCACGAAGGAGTACAGAATAGGGAGCATAGAGAAAGGGGTGATCATAGGGGTGGAAGGAATCACGATAGGGATCGAGACGGAGGAGAAGGTGGACATCGTTCTGGTGGCGGAGGACATAGGAATAATGACCATCATGGGGAAAGGGGACATAAg gacCGTGAAAATAACAGAGGTCGCGGCGGTCGCGGAGGAGGTCGTAATTAA